The Streptomyces sp. HSG2 genome has a segment encoding these proteins:
- the rnpA gene encoding ribonuclease P protein component — MLPSENRLRRREDFSTAVRGGRRAGRPSLVVHFRSGATDPHAPGESAPPARAGFVVSKAVGGAVVRNKVRRRLRHLMRDRVGLFPPGSLVVVRALPGAGDADHAHLARDLDAAVRRLLGGGAR, encoded by the coding sequence GTGCTGCCCTCCGAGAACCGGCTGAGGCGGCGCGAGGATTTCTCGACCGCGGTTCGAGGCGGGCGGCGAGCAGGACGCCCGTCCCTCGTCGTCCACTTTCGTAGCGGTGCCACGGACCCGCACGCGCCTGGGGAGAGCGCTCCTCCGGCACGTGCGGGTTTCGTCGTGAGCAAGGCTGTGGGAGGCGCGGTGGTGCGCAACAAGGTGAGGCGGAGGCTCCGCCACCTGATGCGTGACCGAGTCGGTCTGTTTCCCCCCGGTAGCCTGGTAGTCGTACGAGCGTTGCCCGGTGCGGGCGACGCCGATCACGCACACTTGGCCCGAGACCTGGACGCCGCGGTGCGGCGGTTGCTGGGAGGGGGCGCGCGATGA
- the rpmH gene encoding 50S ribosomal protein L34: MSKRTFQPNNRRRAKTHGFRLRMRTRAGRAILASRRSKGRARLSA, translated from the coding sequence GTGAGCAAGCGCACCTTCCAGCCGAACAACCGTCGTCGCGCGAAGACCCACGGCTTCCGGCTGCGTATGCGCACCCGTGCCGGCCGCGCGATCCTCGCGTCCCGCCGTAGCAAGGGTCGCGCCCGCCTGTCCGCCTGA
- the dnaN gene encoding DNA polymerase III subunit beta, translated as MKIRVERDVLAEAVAWAARSLPARPPAPVLAGLLLKAEDGQLSLSSFDYEVSARVSVDAEVEEEGTVLVSGRLLADISRALPNRPVEISTDGARATVTCGSSRFTLHTLPVEEYPALPQMPTATGTVPGDVFASAVQQVAIAAGRDDTLPVLTGVRIEIDGDTVTLASTDRYRFAVRDFLWKPENPEASAVALVPAKTLLDTAKALTSGDQVTLALSGSGSGEGLIGFEGAGRRTTTRLLEGDLPKYRTLFPTEFNSVAVLETAPFVEAVKRVALVAERNTPVRLSFEQGVLILEAGSSDDAQAVERVDAHLDGEDISIAFNPTFLLDGLSAIDSPVARLSFTTSTKPALLSGKPALDAEADEAYKYLIMPVRLSG; from the coding sequence GTGAAGATCCGGGTGGAACGCGACGTACTCGCGGAGGCAGTGGCCTGGGCGGCGCGCAGCCTGCCGGCTCGGCCGCCGGCGCCTGTCCTTGCCGGGCTGCTCCTCAAGGCCGAGGACGGGCAGTTGAGCTTGTCCAGCTTCGACTACGAGGTCTCGGCTCGGGTCTCCGTGGACGCCGAGGTGGAGGAGGAGGGCACCGTCCTCGTCTCGGGGCGCCTGCTGGCGGACATCTCCCGCGCGCTGCCGAACCGCCCCGTGGAGATCTCCACCGACGGTGCCCGTGCCACCGTGACGTGCGGCTCGTCGAGGTTCACCCTGCACACGCTCCCCGTGGAGGAATACCCGGCCCTCCCGCAGATGCCGACCGCCACCGGGACCGTGCCCGGCGATGTCTTCGCCTCCGCGGTCCAGCAGGTCGCCATCGCGGCGGGGCGTGACGACACGCTGCCGGTGCTCACGGGCGTGCGCATCGAGATCGACGGCGACACGGTGACCCTGGCCTCGACCGACCGCTACCGCTTCGCCGTCCGTGACTTCCTCTGGAAGCCGGAGAACCCCGAGGCCTCGGCCGTCGCCCTGGTCCCCGCCAAGACGCTGCTGGACACCGCCAAGGCGTTGACCAGCGGCGACCAGGTGACGCTCGCCCTGTCCGGCTCCGGTTCGGGCGAGGGCCTGATCGGATTCGAGGGCGCGGGCCGTCGCACGACCACCCGTCTTCTGGAGGGTGATCTGCCGAAGTACCGCACCCTCTTCCCCACCGAGTTCAACTCCGTGGCCGTGCTGGAGACGGCTCCCTTCGTCGAGGCCGTCAAGCGCGTGGCGCTCGTCGCCGAGCGCAACACTCCCGTCCGTCTCAGCTTCGAGCAGGGGGTGTTGATCCTCGAGGCCGGGTCGAGTGACGACGCACAGGCTGTGGAGAGGGTGGACGCGCATCTCGACGGCGAGGACATCTCCATCGCCTTCAACCCGACCTTCCTGCTGGACGGGTTGAGCGCGATCGACTCCCCGGTGGCGCGGCTTTCCTTCACCACTTCGACCAAGCCCGCGTTGCTCAGTGGCAAGCCGGCCCTCGACGCCGAGGCGGACGAGGCCTACAAGTACCTGATCATGCCGGTACGGCTGAGCGGCTGA
- the yidD gene encoding membrane protein insertion efficiency factor YidD: MKYPLLALIKIYQWTISPLLGPVCKYYPSCSHYGFTAIDRHGAAKGTALTAWRILRCNPWSSGGVDHVPPRRRPRWHQLLWNAWRTRAGGPSAAEPAIEGRVPSPSPAAETSSHAQGA, encoded by the coding sequence ATGAAGTACCCGCTTCTGGCGCTGATCAAGATCTATCAGTGGACGATCAGTCCACTGCTGGGGCCGGTCTGCAAGTACTACCCCTCGTGTTCCCACTACGGGTTCACGGCCATCGACCGGCACGGCGCGGCCAAGGGCACGGCCCTCACGGCCTGGCGCATCCTGCGGTGCAATCCGTGGTCGTCGGGCGGGGTGGACCACGTGCCGCCACGCAGGCGCCCGCGGTGGCACCAGTTGTTGTGGAACGCCTGGCGGACGCGCGCGGGCGGGCCCTCCGCCGCCGAACCGGCCATCGAGGGAAGAGTGCCTTCCCCGAGCCCGGCCGCAGAGACCTCGTCCCATGCCCAAGGAGCATGA
- the dnaA gene encoding chromosomal replication initiator protein DnaA, whose protein sequence is MADVPADLAAVWPRVLERLLGGEGHDQGFEAKDEHWIRRCQPLALVADTALLAVPNEFAKGVIEGRLAPVVSESLSRECGRPIRIAITVDDTAGDAPAPGPTATQSGYAEPDPSPTVQSQRGDENEGYSASRHQLPTARPTYPAEYQRPESGAPWQRHTSPDGYAWHQRPPGFSERDGYAAPPHGPYARPARTGHPPSEDAYPTAPSDSFARDGYRPDGYGPAAYARDTYRQDSDGYPQDADDAHGYRPRATEHPGYGRARREHDPSHRDYGPRESALEGDTPPGGAPEHRGGPAIPPAPGRPASPQTPVSGPGEPTARLNPKYLFDTFVIGASNRFAHAAAVAVAEAPAKAYNPLFIYGESGLGKTHLLHAIGHYARSLYPGTRVRYVSSEEFTNEFINSIRDGKGDSFRKRYREMDILLVDDIQFLADKESTQEEFFHTFNTLHNADKQIVLSSDRPPKQLVTLEDRLRNRFEWGLITDVQPPELETRIAILRKKAVQEQLNAPPEVLEFIASRISRNIRELEGALIRVTAFASLNRQPVDLGLTEIVLKDLIPGGEESTPEITSTAIMSETADYFGLTVEDLCGSSRGRQLVTARQIAMYLCRELTDLSLPKIGALFGGRDHTTVMHADRKIRNLMAERRSIYNQVTELTNRIKNG, encoded by the coding sequence GTGGCCGACGTACCTGCCGATCTTGCCGCAGTATGGCCGCGCGTCCTGGAGCGATTGCTCGGCGGAGAGGGCCACGACCAAGGGTTCGAGGCCAAGGACGAGCACTGGATCCGTCGGTGTCAGCCACTCGCTCTCGTCGCCGACACCGCGCTCCTGGCCGTGCCCAACGAGTTCGCCAAGGGGGTCATCGAGGGCCGCCTGGCGCCGGTGGTGAGCGAGTCGCTCAGCCGTGAGTGCGGCCGACCCATCCGCATCGCGATCACCGTCGACGACACGGCGGGCGATGCCCCCGCCCCGGGGCCGACCGCGACACAGTCGGGCTATGCCGAACCCGACCCCTCCCCGACGGTCCAGAGTCAGAGGGGGGACGAGAACGAGGGCTACTCCGCTTCCCGACACCAGCTGCCCACCGCGCGCCCGACGTATCCCGCCGAGTACCAGCGTCCCGAATCCGGTGCTCCCTGGCAGCGCCACACGTCACCGGACGGCTACGCGTGGCACCAGCGTCCACCGGGCTTCTCCGAGAGGGACGGCTACGCGGCACCCCCGCACGGACCCTACGCGCGCCCCGCGAGGACCGGTCACCCCCCATCCGAGGACGCCTACCCGACCGCCCCCTCCGACTCCTTCGCCCGGGACGGCTACCGTCCGGACGGCTACGGCCCGGCGGCGTACGCCCGCGACACCTATCGCCAGGATTCGGACGGCTATCCCCAGGACGCCGACGACGCGCACGGCTACCGCCCGCGCGCCACCGAGCATCCGGGCTACGGACGCGCCCGCCGGGAGCACGACCCGTCCCACCGCGACTACGGTCCACGTGAATCCGCCCTCGAGGGCGATACGCCCCCCGGCGGCGCCCCCGAGCACCGTGGCGGACCCGCGATTCCTCCCGCGCCCGGACGCCCGGCCTCTCCTCAGACCCCTGTCTCGGGACCGGGCGAACCCACCGCGCGACTCAACCCCAAGTACCTGTTCGACACCTTCGTCATCGGCGCGTCCAACCGGTTCGCGCACGCCGCGGCAGTCGCCGTGGCGGAGGCTCCGGCCAAGGCGTACAACCCGCTGTTCATCTACGGCGAGTCGGGTCTCGGCAAGACCCACCTGCTGCACGCCATCGGCCACTACGCGCGCAGCCTGTACCCCGGTACCCGGGTGCGGTACGTGAGCTCCGAGGAGTTCACGAACGAGTTCATCAACTCGATCCGCGACGGCAAGGGGGACAGCTTCCGCAAGCGCTACCGCGAGATGGACATCCTGCTGGTCGACGACATCCAGTTCCTGGCCGACAAGGAGTCGACGCAGGAGGAGTTCTTCCACACCTTCAACACACTGCACAACGCGGACAAGCAGATCGTGCTCTCCAGCGACCGACCGCCGAAGCAGCTGGTGACCCTGGAGGACCGGCTCAGAAACCGCTTCGAGTGGGGTCTGATCACCGACGTCCAGCCGCCCGAGCTGGAGACGCGGATCGCCATCCTGCGCAAGAAGGCGGTCCAGGAACAGCTCAACGCCCCGCCGGAGGTCCTCGAGTTCATCGCCTCCCGGATCTCGCGGAACATCCGTGAGCTGGAGGGGGCGCTGATCCGGGTGACTGCCTTCGCCTCGCTGAACCGACAGCCCGTGGACCTGGGCCTCACCGAGATCGTCCTCAAGGACCTCATCCCGGGGGGTGAGGAGTCCACGCCGGAGATCACCTCGACGGCCATCATGAGTGAGACCGCGGACTACTTCGGGCTCACGGTCGAGGACCTGTGTGGCAGTTCCCGCGGGCGCCAACTGGTGACGGCGCGACAGATCGCCATGTACCTCTGCCGCGAGCTGACGGATCTGTCCCTGCCGAAGATCGGCGCGCTCTTCGGCGGGCGCGATCACACGACCGTGATGCACGCCGATCGCAAGATCCGCAATCTGATGGCGGAGCGCCGCTCCATCTACAACCAGGTCACCGAACTCACGAACCGGATCAAGAACGGTTGA
- the gnd gene encoding phosphogluconate dehydrogenase (NAD(+)-dependent, decarboxylating), producing MELGLVGLGKMGGNMRERIRRAGHTVVGFDRNPDLADVHSLEDLVGSLAGPRVVWVMVPAGAATQLTIDRLAELLDHGDVVVDGGNSRWTDDERHAAQLAAAGIGFVDCGVSGGVWGLENGYALMYGGSGEHVDRVRPIFDALKPPGDHGSVHAGKVGAGHFAKMVHNGIEYAMMQAYAEGWELLEKVESVENVRDVFRSWQDGTVIRSWLLDLAVNALDDDEHLERLEGRAEDSGEGRWTVEAAIDHAVPLPAITASLFARFSSRQDDSPQMKMIAALRNQFGGHAVTEK from the coding sequence ATGGAGCTCGGTCTCGTCGGTCTCGGCAAGATGGGCGGCAACATGCGCGAGCGGATTCGCCGCGCGGGCCACACCGTCGTCGGGTTCGACCGCAACCCGGACCTCGCGGACGTCCACAGCCTCGAGGACCTGGTGGGCTCGCTCGCCGGACCGCGCGTCGTGTGGGTCATGGTCCCGGCCGGCGCGGCGACTCAGCTGACCATCGACCGGCTCGCCGAGCTGCTGGACCACGGGGACGTGGTCGTGGACGGCGGGAACTCCCGCTGGACCGACGACGAACGCCACGCCGCGCAGCTCGCCGCCGCGGGCATAGGCTTCGTCGACTGTGGCGTCTCTGGGGGCGTCTGGGGCCTGGAGAACGGCTACGCGCTCATGTACGGAGGTTCCGGCGAGCACGTGGACCGGGTCAGGCCGATCTTCGACGCGCTCAAGCCCCCTGGGGACCACGGATCGGTGCACGCCGGCAAGGTCGGGGCCGGTCACTTCGCCAAGATGGTTCACAACGGCATCGAGTACGCCATGATGCAGGCCTACGCCGAGGGCTGGGAGCTGCTGGAGAAGGTCGAGTCGGTGGAGAACGTCCGGGACGTCTTCCGCTCGTGGCAGGACGGCACCGTGATCCGGTCGTGGCTCCTGGATCTCGCCGTGAACGCCCTCGACGACGACGAGCACCTGGAGCGCCTCGAGGGGCGTGCCGAGGACTCGGGCGAGGGGCGCTGGACGGTGGAGGCCGCCATCGACCACGCGGTACCGTTGCCGGCCATCACGGCGTCGCTGTTCGCCCGGTTCTCCTCGCGGCAGGACGACTCGCCCCAGATGAAGATGATCGCCGCGCTGAGGAACCAGTTCGGCGGCCACGCGGTGACGGAGAAGTAG
- the yidC gene encoding membrane protein insertase YidC, with protein sequence MDTIASLFSFITTPVSWVIVQFHSVYGAIFGPDTGWAWGLSIVSLVILIRICLIPLFVKQIKATRAMQTLQPEMKKIQERYKNDRQRQSEEMMKLYKETGTNPLSSCLPILAQSPFFFALYHVLNSIASNDTIGVINERLLASAQKAHIFGAPLAAKFTDSSSKVEALGSTITDVRVVTAIMIILMSLSQFYTQRQLMTKNVDTSVKTPFMQQQKMLMYVFPIIFAVFGINFPVGVLVYWLTTNVWTMGQQMYIIHNNPTPGSKAQAAYLERLGKHLTAREKTRNRRERAIVKAIVDKGRDRNEHERKFINGLNKAGLAAQSDGTVVKGEAAVAAQADGATAAASGTPKRQQPKRQTKSQRQSGAGRSGDGGETAGPPSLAKSDSAQGGETGSPAESEGAEKPAKKPGAAGRSKAQSGQRKGQQRPKSPSKK encoded by the coding sequence GTGGACACGATTGCCAGCCTCTTCAGCTTCATCACGACACCTGTCTCCTGGGTCATCGTCCAGTTCCATTCGGTGTACGGTGCGATCTTCGGACCGGACACGGGCTGGGCCTGGGGCCTGTCCATCGTGTCCCTGGTGATCCTCATCCGGATCTGCCTGATCCCACTCTTCGTGAAGCAGATCAAGGCGACGCGGGCGATGCAGACGCTCCAGCCGGAGATGAAGAAGATCCAGGAGCGGTACAAGAACGACCGCCAGCGTCAGTCCGAAGAGATGATGAAGCTGTACAAGGAGACGGGCACCAACCCGTTGTCCTCGTGCCTTCCCATTCTCGCGCAGTCCCCGTTCTTCTTCGCTCTCTACCACGTGCTCAACAGCATCGCGTCGAACGACACCATCGGCGTGATCAACGAGCGACTCCTGGCCAGTGCGCAGAAGGCCCACATTTTCGGGGCTCCGCTCGCGGCCAAGTTCACGGACAGCTCGTCCAAGGTCGAGGCGCTGGGTTCGACGATCACCGATGTGCGGGTCGTCACCGCCATCATGATTATTTTGATGTCGCTGTCGCAGTTCTACACCCAGCGTCAGTTGATGACGAAGAACGTCGACACCAGTGTGAAGACACCGTTCATGCAGCAGCAGAAGATGCTGATGTACGTCTTCCCGATCATCTTCGCCGTCTTCGGCATCAATTTCCCGGTGGGTGTCCTCGTCTACTGGCTGACCACCAACGTGTGGACCATGGGCCAGCAGATGTACATCATCCACAACAACCCCACTCCGGGTTCCAAAGCACAGGCCGCCTACCTGGAGCGTCTGGGCAAGCACCTCACCGCCCGTGAGAAGACGCGCAACCGCCGCGAGCGGGCGATCGTGAAGGCGATCGTGGACAAGGGGCGCGACCGCAACGAGCACGAGCGCAAGTTCATCAACGGGCTGAACAAGGCGGGTCTCGCGGCACAATCCGACGGCACCGTGGTCAAGGGCGAAGCCGCGGTCGCGGCCCAGGCGGACGGTGCGACAGCCGCGGCGTCCGGAACCCCCAAGCGACAGCAGCCGAAGCGTCAGACCAAGTCCCAGCGCCAGTCCGGCGCGGGCCGTTCGGGGGACGGAGGCGAGACGGCGGGGCCCCCCTCGCTTGCCAAGTCCGACTCCGCCCAGGGCGGCGAAACCGGCAGCCCGGCGGAGTCCGAGGGTGCCGAGAAACCGGCGAAGAAGCCTGGTGCCGCAGGGCGGAGCAAGGCCCAGTCCGGTCAGCGCAAGGGCCAGCAGCGCCCGAAGTCCCCGTCGAAGAAGTAA
- the gyrB gene encoding DNA topoisomerase (ATP-hydrolyzing) subunit B, with protein MADSGNPNENIPSTEIGVHDAGIAPHGGPASYDASSITVLEGLDAVRKRPGMYIGSTGERGLHHLVQEVVDNSVDEALAGHADTIDVTILADGGVRVVDNGRGIPVGIHPVEKKPAVEVVLTVLHAGGKFGGGGYAVSGGLHGVGVSVVNALSTKVSVDIRTDGYRWTQDYKMGVPTAPLAKHEAVEDSGTTVTFWADPEIFETTEYSFETLSRRFQEMAFLNKGLRISLADERESAMATAGADEAGEDEKHEVKAVSYHYEGGIVDFVKYLNSRKGDPVHPTVIDLESEDRDKNLSLEVAMQWNGGYTEGVYSFANIIHTHEGGTHEEGFRAALTSLINKYARDKRLLREKDDNLTGDDIREGLTAIISVKLGEPQFEGQTKTKLGNTEVKTFVQRVVYEHLADWLDRNPNEAADIVRKGIQAATARVAARKARDLTRRKGLLETASLPGKLSDCQSNDPAKCEIFIVEGDSAGGSAKSGRNPEYQAILPIRGKILNVEKARIDRILQNQEIQAMISAFGTGVHEDFDIARLRYHKIILMADADVDGQHINTLLLTFLFRFMRPLVEAGHVFLSRPPLYKIKWGRDDFEYAYSDRERDALIEMGRQAGKRVREDSVQRFKGLGEMNAEELRITTMDQEHRVLGQVTLDDAAQADDLFSVLMGEDVEARRQFIQRNAKDVRFLDI; from the coding sequence GTGGCCGATTCCGGCAACCCCAACGAGAACATCCCGTCCACCGAGATCGGAGTGCACGACGCCGGCATCGCCCCGCATGGCGGTCCGGCGTCGTACGACGCCAGCTCCATCACCGTGCTCGAGGGGCTGGACGCGGTACGCAAGCGACCCGGAATGTACATCGGGTCCACCGGTGAGCGCGGACTTCACCACCTGGTGCAGGAAGTCGTCGACAACTCGGTCGACGAGGCGTTGGCCGGGCACGCCGACACCATCGACGTGACGATCCTCGCCGACGGTGGCGTGCGCGTCGTCGACAACGGCCGCGGCATCCCGGTGGGCATCCACCCGGTCGAGAAGAAGCCGGCCGTCGAGGTGGTGCTGACCGTGCTCCACGCGGGGGGCAAGTTCGGCGGCGGCGGCTACGCGGTCTCCGGCGGTCTGCACGGTGTCGGTGTCTCCGTGGTCAACGCCCTGTCGACCAAGGTGTCGGTCGACATCAGGACCGACGGCTACCGGTGGACGCAGGACTACAAGATGGGCGTCCCCACCGCACCACTGGCCAAGCACGAGGCGGTGGAGGACTCCGGCACGACGGTCACCTTCTGGGCCGACCCGGAGATCTTCGAGACCACCGAGTATTCCTTCGAGACGCTGTCCCGACGCTTCCAGGAAATGGCGTTCCTCAACAAGGGGCTGCGGATCAGCCTCGCCGACGAGCGGGAGTCGGCGATGGCCACCGCCGGCGCGGACGAGGCGGGGGAGGACGAGAAGCACGAGGTCAAGGCCGTCTCGTACCACTACGAGGGCGGCATCGTCGATTTCGTGAAGTACCTGAACTCCCGCAAGGGCGACCCGGTGCACCCCACCGTCATCGACCTGGAGTCGGAGGACCGGGACAAGAACCTGTCCCTTGAGGTCGCCATGCAGTGGAACGGCGGCTACACCGAGGGTGTCTACTCCTTCGCCAACATCATCCACACCCACGAGGGCGGCACGCACGAGGAGGGATTCCGGGCGGCGCTGACCTCGCTGATCAACAAGTACGCGCGGGACAAGAGGCTGCTGCGCGAGAAGGACGACAACCTCACGGGCGACGACATCCGCGAGGGGCTGACCGCGATCATCTCGGTCAAGCTCGGCGAGCCGCAGTTCGAGGGGCAGACCAAGACCAAGCTCGGCAACACCGAGGTCAAGACGTTCGTCCAGCGGGTGGTGTACGAGCACCTGGCCGACTGGCTCGACCGCAACCCGAACGAGGCGGCGGACATCGTCCGCAAGGGGATCCAGGCGGCCACGGCACGGGTGGCGGCCCGCAAGGCCCGTGACCTGACGCGGCGCAAGGGGCTGCTGGAGACCGCTTCCCTGCCGGGCAAGCTGTCGGACTGCCAGTCGAACGACCCCGCCAAGTGCGAGATCTTCATCGTCGAGGGTGACTCCGCCGGTGGCTCGGCGAAGTCCGGCCGCAACCCGGAGTACCAGGCGATCCTCCCCATCCGCGGAAAGATCCTCAACGTCGAGAAGGCGCGGATCGACCGCATCCTCCAGAACCAGGAGATCCAGGCGATGATCTCCGCGTTCGGTACCGGGGTGCACGAGGACTTCGACATCGCGAGGCTCCGGTACCACAAGATCATCCTCATGGCGGACGCCGACGTGGACGGCCAGCACATCAACACCCTGCTGCTGACGTTCCTGTTCCGCTTCATGCGCCCCCTGGTCGAGGCCGGCCACGTCTTCCTGTCCCGCCCCCCGCTGTACAAGATCAAGTGGGGTCGGGACGACTTCGAGTACGCCTACTCCGATCGCGAGCGGGACGCGCTGATCGAGATGGGGCGTCAGGCGGGCAAGCGGGTTCGTGAGGACTCGGTCCAGCGGTTCAAGGGACTCGGCGAGATGAACGCGGAGGAACTGCGGATCACGACCATGGACCAGGAACACCGGGTCCTCGGTCAGGTCACCCTCGACGACGCCGCCCAGGCCGACGACCTGTTCTCCGTGCTGATGGGTGAGGACGTCGAGGCCCGACGCCAGTTCATCCAGCGCAACGCCAAGGACGTCCGCTTCCTCGACATCTGA
- a CDS encoding DUF721 domain-containing protein gives MSTENVKAGLPGVEGAGPTGVDLARVALRAAREAARARGDATRQRKGAGRGGGLRSGARADARDPMPLGPAISRLITERGWETPAAVGGVMGRWSHIVGGEVANHCAPIRYDEDERVLVVRCDSTAWATNLRLLAPTLVARINEDVGHGSVRMIKVCGPGGPERGPGRLRAPGSVGPGDTYG, from the coding sequence GTGAGCACCGAGAACGTCAAGGCCGGGCTCCCCGGTGTGGAGGGTGCGGGGCCGACCGGTGTCGATCTCGCGCGGGTGGCGCTCCGAGCGGCGAGGGAAGCGGCCCGCGCCAGGGGGGACGCCACCCGGCAGCGGAAGGGGGCGGGCCGCGGTGGCGGGCTTCGCTCCGGTGCGCGCGCGGACGCCCGGGACCCCATGCCACTCGGCCCAGCGATCAGTCGACTGATCACGGAGCGAGGGTGGGAGACCCCGGCGGCGGTCGGCGGGGTGATGGGACGGTGGTCCCACATCGTCGGCGGCGAAGTGGCCAACCACTGTGCCCCGATCCGCTACGACGAGGACGAGAGGGTGCTCGTGGTGCGCTGCGACTCCACGGCGTGGGCGACCAACCTCCGTCTCCTGGCCCCGACCCTCGTGGCGCGGATCAACGAGGACGTCGGACACGGGTCGGTACGGATGATCAAGGTGTGCGGTCCGGGCGGACCGGAACGTGGTCCAGGTCGTCTTCGAGCCCCGGGCAGTGTGGGACCCGGCGACACCTATGGATGA
- the recF gene encoding DNA replication/repair protein RecF: MHVTHLSLADFRSYARAEVPLDQGVTVFVGPNGQGKTNLVEAVGYLATLGSHRVSSDAPLVRVGAERAVIRAQVRQGDRTRLVELELNPGRANRARINRSTQVRPRDVLGIVRTVLFAPEDLALVKGDPGERRRFLDDLVTARSPRMAAVRSDYDRVLKQRNTLLKSAASARRHGGRALDLSTLEVWDRHLARAGAELLAQRLDLIDAVRPLTGGAYERLAPGGGAVTLEYRSSVPGVARTREELFEQLVSALAGIRPQEVDRGVTLVGPHRDDLELRLGGMPARGYASHGESWSLALALRLASYDLLREEGDEPVLILDDVFAELDARRRERLADSVAEGEQVLVTAAVDEDVPPALVGRRFNVAEGAVEPA, translated from the coding sequence ATGCACGTCACGCATCTGTCGCTGGCCGACTTCCGTTCGTACGCCCGGGCGGAGGTCCCGCTCGACCAGGGCGTCACGGTCTTCGTCGGTCCCAATGGACAAGGCAAGACCAACCTTGTCGAGGCGGTCGGCTATCTCGCGACGCTGGGCAGCCACCGGGTCTCCTCGGACGCCCCGCTGGTGAGAGTCGGGGCCGAGCGGGCGGTCATCCGGGCTCAGGTGCGACAGGGCGACCGGACGCGACTCGTCGAGCTGGAGCTCAATCCGGGCCGGGCCAACCGAGCCAGGATCAACAGATCCACGCAGGTCAGGCCTCGCGACGTGCTGGGCATCGTCCGCACCGTCCTGTTCGCCCCCGAGGATCTCGCGCTGGTGAAGGGAGACCCGGGCGAGCGACGCAGGTTTCTCGACGACCTGGTCACCGCGCGCTCGCCGCGGATGGCCGCCGTCCGTTCCGACTACGACCGGGTGCTCAAGCAGCGGAACACTCTGCTGAAATCGGCCGCTTCGGCCCGCAGGCACGGCGGTCGGGCGCTGGACCTGTCCACCCTGGAGGTCTGGGATCGGCATCTCGCCCGAGCCGGCGCGGAGCTGCTGGCCCAGCGTCTGGACCTGATCGACGCGGTCCGCCCGCTGACGGGTGGGGCCTACGAGAGGCTCGCTCCGGGGGGTGGGGCTGTCACTCTGGAGTACCGCTCCTCGGTCCCGGGAGTGGCGCGTACCCGGGAGGAACTGTTCGAGCAGTTGGTGTCGGCGCTGGCCGGGATCAGGCCTCAGGAGGTCGACCGCGGAGTCACGCTCGTCGGCCCGCACCGTGACGACCTGGAGCTCAGACTGGGGGGGATGCCGGCCAGGGGGTACGCCTCCCATGGCGAGTCGTGGTCCCTCGCGCTGGCCTTGCGCCTGGCCTCCTACGACCTGCTTCGGGAAGAGGGCGACGAACCGGTCCTGATCCTTGACGATGTCTTCGCCGAACTGGACGCCCGACGCCGGGAGCGGTTGGCCGATTCGGTGGCGGAGGGTGAACAGGTGTTGGTGACCGCGGCCGTCGACGAGGACGTGCCGCCGGCGTTGGTCGGACGGCGCTTCAACGTCGCCGAGGGGGCGGTGGAGCCGGCGTGA